A window of the Lactuca sativa cultivar Salinas chromosome 5, Lsat_Salinas_v11, whole genome shotgun sequence genome harbors these coding sequences:
- the LOC111885034 gene encoding protein SCO1 homolog 2, mitochondrial, translated as MPVLRVSLFSHGKKFAESLFSSTRCVTPMKFRSSSYMRSANMSYKSGPLLTQEQSTSPIWRSYLIPTSVLGGIGGALLFWHMNDEKRAILKGQGSNEGCSTGKGPVIGGPFSLIDSDGRLVTEKDLLGEWILLYFGYTSSPDVGPAELSKLAKAVDTLGSKRNINIRPVFVTIDPQRDTPSQLHAYLKEFDGRIKGLTGPVGSIRQMAHEYRVYFKKIEEDGDDYLVESSHNMYLMNPNMEIVRSFGLEYNAEQLSEDIYKEFQKIET; from the exons ATGCCTGTCCTCAGGGTTTCGCTGTTTTCCCATGGAAAGAAGTTTGCAGAGTCTCTATTTTCTTCCACGAG GTGTGTCACACCAATGAAGTTTCGTTCTTCAAGCTACATGAGATCAGCAAACATGTCATATAAGAGTGGGCCATTACTTACACAAGAACAATCTACTTCACCAATTTGGCGATCTTATTTGATT CCAACTTCTGTTCTTGGTGGAATCGGGGGTGCTCTTCTTTTTTGGCATATGAATGATGAGAAGCGAGCTATTCTAAAAG GACAGGGTTCAAATGAGGGATGTAGTACTGGTAAGGGTCCGGTAATCGGTGGCCCTTTCAGCTTAATTGATTCAGATGGTAGATTAGTTACAGAAAAAGACCTTCTGGGAGAGTGGATACTTCTTTACTTTGGTTATACTTCATCTCCTGACGTGGGGCCCGCAGAACTTTCCAAATTGGCCAAAGCTGTTGATACATTAG GATCAAAACGGAATATTAATATTCGACCTGTATTCGTTACAATTGATCCACAACGTGATACACCATCACAACTTCATGCCTATCTCAAAG AATTTGATGGGAGAATAAAAGGTTTAACTGGACCAGTTGGTTCTATAAGACAAATGGCACATGAATACAGAGTGTATTTTAAGAAGATCGAAGAAGATGGTGATGATTATCTTGTGGAATCTTCGCACAACAT GTACCTAATGAATCCAAACATGGAAATTGTTAGATCCTTTGGACTCGAATACAATGCAGAACAACTATCCGAAGATATTTATAAAGAATTTCAAAAAAtagaaacataa